A genomic stretch from Xiphophorus maculatus strain JP 163 A chromosome 16, X_maculatus-5.0-male, whole genome shotgun sequence includes:
- the LOC102235882 gene encoding GTPase IMAP family member 8-like, with translation MAKSKLPIWDSLGASQLQIVLLGGRNCGKNFLGNLILGKEEFVTKERTSSSRRLGAVSGLWLTVVDTPGWWCDSSAQDTSNLVKREIITSVSLCSPGPHAFLITVKASSVFSERRRRAVEEHVTLLGEGAWGHCIVIFTFAYRFQHTHAEECVERGGEALRWLAEKCGQRCHSVVLNDDADIAELLVKVQKLAAENGGRVFEMQGNVLQKTAEEKRGAAERAQLRFLRMKRQRSLLREKLRPVTTIRLVLLGAKGSGKTSALNTILGRENSRRLCRTAQCSVGDAVVFGRQVTAVDTPGWWMNYFCNETALFDRREMVLSSSLCPPGPHVFLLAIRLDRAFTETYRRAAQEHLELISEWIWARTILLFTFGDWLADTTTEKLIESEGEPLRWLVEKCSNRYHVLNSKTKGDGFQVRELIRKIEEVMTCGCDGSWHYEIERRELEEMKRWMKEEGERATDRLRRKEKQRLEAKSELENAAPLRELRMILVGGRKGGKSSCGNTILNRHDFPTNTQTVSCCENQCRIEGKTVSVLDTPGRFPVTSEVLRTPSAVLLVVNVSSSFTALHREAIEEQLDAGGSQLWSRTVVLFSHGDWLGDTSVEQRIESEGEPLRRLVERCGNRYHVLDNKNQGDAAQVTELIQLVEEMLAAERQADVYKDDRLWRRVSSAEEQQNNVMLRRRNLTNQMRRRNRLSLDSAESGSSSSHPEELNPTQVVAFPARRARRQSGFVFSERSSLVFLSVLKRSWSAIELPLRFPSPHSLTQQTMLLVSYQSPPSFPSEENLVSVHPLCHPALRERTLRRMCESGGPQTLIDRWGHSSLEELESFIDSYFEMVWDQTMGSFQGSESEPPATVEDAAVRDAGGEELLFSIDRKLTKLELLEEIRRDLAEVKRNLECNTKLRDQSATEN, from the exons ATGGCAAAAAGCAAGCTTCCAATAT GGGACTCCCTGGGAGCGTCACAGTTACAGATTGTCCTTCTTGGAGGAAGGAACTGTGGGAAGAACTTCCTGGGGAACCTGATTCTTGGGAAAGAGGAGTTTGTAACCAAGGAGCGGACTTCTTCTTCTCGGAGGCTGGGAGCGGTGTCCGGGCTCTGGCTCACGGTGGTGGACACTCCCGGCTGGTGGTGCGACTCCAGCGCTCAGGACACTTCCAACCTTGTGAAGAGGGAGATCATAACCAGCGTCTCCTTGTGCTCACCGGGCCCTCACGCGTTTCTGATCACAGTGAAGGCGAGCTCAGTCTTCTCAGAGAGGCGCCGGAGAGCCGTGGAGGAGCATGTGACCCTGCTGGGCGAAGGGGCGTGGGGTCACTGCATCGTCATCTTCACCTTCGCTTACAGGTTTCAGCACACACACGCAGAAGAGTGTGTGGAAAGAGGCGGCGAGGCCCTGCGCTGGCTGGCTGAGAAGTGCGGCCAGAGGTGTCACAGCGTCGTCCTGAACGACGACGCGGACATAGCAGAGCTGCTGGTGAAGGTACAGAAACTCGCTGCAGAAAATGGAGGCAGAGTGTTCGAGATGCAGGGAAATGTTTTGCAGAAAACTGCGGAGGAGAAGAGAGGAGCAGCTGAGAGGGCTCAGCTGAGGTTTTTAAGAATGAAACGTCAACGATCTCTCCTGAGGG AGAAGTTAAGGCCAGTCACTACCATCCGCCTTGTGCTGCTCGGAGCGAAGGGTTCAGGAAAGACTTCAGCTCTGAACACCATCCTGGggagagaaaacagcagaagacTCTGCAGAACTGCTCAGTGTTCGGTTGGAGACGCTGTGGTGTTTGGCAGACAGGTGACCGCCGTGGACACACCGGGCTGGTGGATGAACTACTTCTGCAACGAGACTGCCCTCTTCGACCGGAGGGAGATGGTGCTCAGCTCGTCTCTGTGTCCTCCGGGGCCTCACGTCTTTCTGCTGGCGATCCGACTGGACCGAGCCTTCACGGAGACCTACAGGAGAGCGGCGCAAGAACACCTGGAGCTCATCAGCGAGTGGATCTGGGCTCGCACCATCCTGCTGTTCACCTTCGGGGACTGGCTGGCCGACACCACCACCGAGAAGTTAATCGAGAGCGAGGGAGAGCCTCTGCGGTGGCTGGTTGAGAAATGCTCCAACCGGTACCACGTTCTGAACAGTAAAACCAAAGGAGATGGATTCCAAGTCAGAGAACTGATCAGGAAGATTGAGGAAGTGATGACGTGCGGCTGCGACGGAAGCTGGCATTACGAAATAGAGAGGAGAGAGTTGGAAGAAATGAAGAGGTGGATGaaagaagagggagagagagccACCGACCGGCTGAGGAGGAAGGAGAAACAAAGACTGGAGGCAAAGTCTGAGCTGG AGAATGCTGCCCCTCTGCGAGAGCTGAGGATGATTCTAGTTGGTGGCAGGAAAGGAGGAAAGAGCTCATGTGGAAACACAATCCTCAACAGACACGACTTTCCCACAAACACCCAAACTGTCTCCTGCTGTGAAAACCAGTGCAGAATCGAAGGAAAGACCGTCTCTGTGCTGGACACTCCAGGACGTTTCCCCGTAACCTCAGAGGTGCTGCGGACTCCTTCGGCCGTCCTGTTGGTCGTCAACGTGAGCTCCTCGTTCACGGCTCTCCACCGGGAAGCCATTGAGGAACAGCTGGATGCTGGGGGAAGCCAGCTCTGGAGCAGAACCGTGGTGCTGTTCAGCCACGGCGACTGGCTGGGAGACACGAGCGTGGAGCAACGCATCGAGAGCGAAGGAGAGCCGCTGAGGAGGCTGGTGGAGCGCTGCGGGAACAGGTACCACGTCCTGGACAATAAGAACCAGGGAGACGCAGCGCAGGTCACCGAACTCATCCAGCTGGTGGAGGAGATGCTGGCCGCAGAGAGGCAGGCCGACGTTTATAAAGACGACCGACTGTGGAGACGGGTCAGTTCTGCAGAGGAACAGCAGAATAATGTGATGCTGCGCAGGAGGAATCTAACGAACCAGATGAGGAGAAGAAACCGACTGTCTCTTGACT cggCTGAATCTGGATCTTCCTCGTCTCATCCAGAGGAGTTAAACCCAACGCAGGTTGTGGCTTTCCCAGCAAGAAGAGCGAGAAGACAGTCTGgatttgtgttttcagagcgCAGCAGCTTGGTGTTCCTGTCTGTGCTCAAGCGGAGCTGGTCAGCGATAGAGTTACCTCTCAGGTTCCCTTCTCCTCACAGCCTCACGCAGCAAACGATGCTTCTGGTTTCATATCAGAGTCCGCCCAGCTTTCCCTCAGAGGAAAACCTCGTTAGCGTCCATCCTCTCTGCCATCCGGCTCTGAGAGAGCGCACTCTCCGCAGGATGTGTGAGTCCGGCGGCCCGCAGACTCTGATCGACCGGTGGGGCCACAGCagcctggaggagctggagtcCTTCATCGACTCGTACTTTGAGATGGTGTGGGACCAAACCATGGGCTCGTTTCAGGGCTCTGAGTCCGAGCCTCCGGCCACCGTGGAGGACGCTGCCGTCAGGGATGCTGGAGGAGAGGAGCTGCTGTTCTCCATCGACAGGAAGCTGACGaagctggagctgctggaggagatCCGCAGGGATTTGGCAGAAGTGAAGAGGAACCTGGAGTGCAACACAAAACTCAGAGACCAAAGTGCAACGGAAAATTAA
- the LOC102238188 gene encoding migration and invasion enhancer 1-like, whose translation MGVEVKVEYCGGUGYEPRYRELASVAKSEFPDADVSGFVGRTGSFEIVINGQLVFSKLETGGFPYEDDIINAVQAANDGKPVQKITKSRPPCVIL comes from the exons ATGGGGGTGGAAGTTAAAGTCGAATACTG CGGCGGATGAGGTTACGAACCCCGCTATCGGGAGCTCGCCAGCGTCGCTAAGAGCGAGTTTCCCGATGCGGATGTGTCAGGCTTTGTGGGAAGGACGG GCAGCTTCGAAATAGTAATAAACGGGCAGCTCGTCTTTTCCAAGCTTGAGACAGGTGGCTTCCCATATGAGGATGAC ATTATCAATGCAGTCCAGGCTGCTAATGATGGGAAACCTGTGCAGAAGATCACCAAAAGTCGTCCTCCGTGTGTCATCTTGTAG